AGTCCCAGTCCTGTACCTTTACCAACAGGTTTTGTTGTGAAGAAGGGCTCAAAGATTCTGTTTATATGTTCATCTGGTATGCCGTTCCCTGTATCGCTTATCTCAAGCACTACGGAATGATCTTTGCTCTTGATTGATATATCTATTTTCCCCTCACCTTTTCCTGTTTCCATTATGGCATCCTGGGCATTCTTGAGGAGGTTCAGCACTACCTGCTTAATCTGATCTGGATCTGCATTAATAAGAGGAATATTACTATAATTTCTGTTGACGATTATCCCTGATGAAGAAAATTCGTATTCAAGAAGTTCAATCACCTTATCAACTATCTGTCTGAGATCAATATACTCCTTGAGAGGCTCTCTCTGCCTTGCAAATTCCCTTAGGTTCCTCACAATCTTTGATGCCCTGATCGCTGATTCATATATCCTTGATAAAAGGATTTTATAATTTTCTGGTAAAGAGTCTTCACTCATCGCCATCTCTGAATATCCCACAATTACCTGAAGGGGATTATTTAGCTCATGACTCACACCGGCCACAAGTTCTCCAAGAGCAGTAAGCTTTTCTGCCTGTGCTGCCCTGTTGGCAATTGTCTTAATCTCTTCCTCCTTTTCCTTTAGCTGACTCTGAAGTCTCATGAAGGCATCTTTTACAGGTAAAAAGTCCTCACCGAAGTTTATCTCATCTACATTCTTACCTTCTGCGATATCAACTGATGCCTTTATTACAGAGAAGATATTCTTCTTCAGGCTTCTGTTCACCAGCAAGAAGACAGCAAAAATAAGACCTCCACCGGCAAGCGTAACAGAAAATGTTAGGATACCCATTCTCCTTATCACGTAAATACCTCTTTCTATCCTTTCACTCATGAAATTTCTTCCGTTAACAAGGGCTTCCGCGGTGAGGTCATCCATCTTGTCAAAGATAATCCTTACTTCGTATTCATTAATAACGCTTTTCTGAGTAATATCACTGAGCCTCTCATTAAAAACGGAAAGCCTCTGTATGAGAAAAATAGCATCTTTATCAGCACTTCCTCTATGACATTCCATGCATTCGCCAAGGATCGCCTCAAGCTCCTTAACTCCACTTGAAAGGGATTCTATTGAAGGAGTTTCTTTTTCAAATCTTATAATGAATTCGTGAAGCCTCTGACGCTGGAGCAGACTCTCTGTAGCTGTATTAATCATTATCATTTCCTTATTAAGCCTCAGGAGGCTTAAGAAGGCAACAAGTGCAGCTCCTGCAAAAAGAAAAATAATAATGATCAGTGCAATGATTAATGTTCGTTTTATCATGGATAATTATAACAAAAATAAGGACTTAAAAATCTTATCTGAGGCCATAAAGAGGTTTAATCAGTGGAAAAAATCTAATATATTGACCTTATCCTTCCTGTCCTTTTATCCACCACTACTATATCTAAAAGAGAACCATCAGCATTTCTTATCTCAGCAATAAATCCCCACCTCCTCTCCCTTATAATGTTTATTACAAGCCCTTTATCCTGAAAATAGGACCTGAGTATAGCCACTGCCTCCTCTTTACTTCTTACCGGTTTTTTTTCGCCATACTTCCCTTTGCCAGGACAGTAAGCTCCGTAAGGGGTTTTTCTATAACCAGGACAATCAGGACAGGCTGGCTGAGAAAAGGCTATGGAGGCAGGAAAAAAAATTAAGGTCGGGGTAAGGGATAAGCAGGAAATTAAGTGTATTATCTTTAATCTTAAATTTAAGTTCTTTAATCTCATAATATACCCTTAACCCCAACCTTTAATATTAATCCTGATCAAAAACCTGACATCCGCATCTCATTCCACCCGTGAAGCCTCTTCCCATTCTACCACAGCCACCAGGCCCACCGGCTGGAAGACCGTAACTGGATGCTATCTTCTGGATCTTTGTCTGAAGGTCAATTATCTCCTTTCTGAGCTGAGCAATCCTGTCAAGATCTGGCTTATCTTTTTCATATTCCTGCCTGAGCTCCAGCTTCTTAATATGAAGCTCATCCCTGAGGCTCAGTGTCTCCTTCTGGAATTTTTTGACCTTCTCAATATCGACTCCCTTGATATCCATCCAGTCCCATCCTCCGTGACCCCATCCAGCATATACTGTAGCACCCAGACCTGAAAGAAGGATTACCGCAAGAACAAGAAATATTAATTTTTTCATCTTCCTTCACCTCCTTTTTTTCATTTTATCCTATGTTACCAGGAAATTGTGAAGGAATAGAGAAGAAATTATGAAAAATTGTGAAGGAATAATAATCTCAGAACAATATTTGAATAAATTCCAGCAATAATATCATCAAGCATTATTGAAAGGCCACCCTTAAATCTTCTTTCCACACTTCTTATAGGAAAGGGCTTGATTATATCAAATAACCTGAAGAGGAAAAAGGCTATGAAAAGGTTTTTCATATCAGCCGGAATTCCAGCAATACTCACCATATAGCCTGTAAATTCATCTATAACAATATGTCTACTATCCCTTTCTTTCAGAATATCTTCAGCTCTGTCTGATACATAAACTCCAAGAAAAGATATACCAATAAAAAAAACAATAAAAAGTATCCCCTCAATTTTAAAGAACATAAAAAATAATAGAGCCAGAAGTGTACCGCATGTACCTGGTGCCAGGGGGATAAAACCTGTATAGAAGAGTGATGCTATT
Above is a window of Thermodesulfovibrionales bacterium DNA encoding:
- a CDS encoding ATP-binding protein, coding for MIKRTLIIALIIIIFLFAGAALVAFLSLLRLNKEMIMINTATESLLQRQRLHEFIIRFEKETPSIESLSSGVKELEAILGECMECHRGSADKDAIFLIQRLSVFNERLSDITQKSVINEYEVRIIFDKMDDLTAEALVNGRNFMSERIERGIYVIRRMGILTFSVTLAGGGLIFAVFLLVNRSLKKNIFSVIKASVDIAEGKNVDEINFGEDFLPVKDAFMRLQSQLKEKEEEIKTIANRAAQAEKLTALGELVAGVSHELNNPLQVIVGYSEMAMSEDSLPENYKILLSRIYESAIRASKIVRNLREFARQREPLKEYIDLRQIVDKVIELLEYEFSSSGIIVNRNYSNIPLINADPDQIKQVVLNLLKNAQDAIMETGKGEGKIDISIKSKDHSVVLEISDTGNGIPDEHINRIFEPFFTTKPVGKGTGLGLSITYGIITAHNGNISVKSRKGEGTTFTIELPAIGEK
- a CDS encoding PepSY domain-containing protein, with product MRLKNLNLRLKIIHLISCLSLTPTLIFFPASIAFSQPACPDCPGYRKTPYGAYCPGKGKYGEKKPVRSKEEAVAILRSYFQDKGLVINIIRERRWGFIAEIRNADGSLLDIVVVDKRTGRIRSIY
- a CDS encoding periplasmic heavy metal sensor, with protein sequence MKKLIFLVLAVILLSGLGATVYAGWGHGGWDWMDIKGVDIEKVKKFQKETLSLRDELHIKKLELRQEYEKDKPDLDRIAQLRKEIIDLQTKIQKIASSYGLPAGGPGGCGRMGRGFTGGMRCGCQVFDQD
- a CDS encoding phosphatidylglycerophosphatase A, whose product is MDKGIGPGIKVHKSRQHFFIIIASLFYTGFIPLAPGTCGTLLALLFFMFFKIEGILFIVFFIGISFLGVYVSDRAEDILKERDSRHIVIDEFTGYMVSIAGIPADMKNLFIAFFLFRLFDIIKPFPIRSVERRFKGGLSIMLDDIIAGIYSNIVLRLLFLHNFS